A genome region from Streptomyces antimycoticus includes the following:
- a CDS encoding DUF2079 domain-containing protein: MDTAATAPPGTGAERATAVTTGRTRLVARAGLLRHPRADPYWLALALFAAFTALSVCRYRRMATMSWDLGIFEQAIRAYAHFQAPIADLKGPGANILGDHFSPITALLGPAYRLFPGPVTLLVAQAALFAVSAVPVTRVAARLLGRGRGLAIGIAYGVSWGLQRAVDFDFHEICFAVPLIAFSLEAVIRKRWYPAMLWAAPLVFVKEDMGATVAAIGAVVWIRARRDPERGPRAVPLAVVLMGFGVIVSALALGVVIPGFNGGGSYDYWDKVGSGGEQTGTIPFGTALRTLLWILLPTTGLLALRSPLLLAAVPTLGWRFLSHDDHYWGTDWHYNAVLMPVVLLALVDALDRTRATRRPWLASYARQLPAAVCGAALALSSSMPLYSLTQGATYDKPPHAGAVERLLDRIPDGATVEANVGPISRLTSRCRVLWVGATEDIQPDYIALQEPPERTERQVVDYAGQLHPDTRYTPVGSTSGYFVLKRG; encoded by the coding sequence ATGGACACGGCCGCAACCGCTCCGCCCGGCACCGGCGCCGAGAGGGCGACCGCCGTCACCACGGGGCGTACCCGGCTCGTCGCGAGAGCGGGTTTACTACGGCATCCGCGGGCCGATCCGTACTGGCTGGCCCTCGCCCTCTTCGCCGCCTTCACGGCGCTGTCGGTCTGCCGCTACCGCCGCATGGCCACCATGTCCTGGGACCTGGGCATCTTCGAGCAGGCGATACGGGCGTACGCCCACTTCCAGGCCCCCATAGCCGATCTCAAGGGCCCCGGCGCCAATATCCTCGGCGACCACTTCAGCCCCATCACGGCGCTGCTCGGCCCCGCCTACCGGCTCTTCCCCGGCCCCGTCACGCTGCTGGTCGCGCAGGCGGCGCTGTTCGCCGTCTCCGCCGTTCCCGTCACCCGTGTCGCCGCCCGGCTGCTGGGGCGCGGCCGGGGGCTCGCGATCGGCATCGCCTACGGGGTCTCCTGGGGCCTCCAGCGCGCCGTGGACTTCGACTTCCACGAGATATGTTTCGCCGTTCCGCTCATCGCCTTCTCCCTGGAGGCGGTGATCCGCAAGCGCTGGTACCCGGCGATGCTGTGGGCCGCCCCGCTGGTCTTCGTCAAGGAGGACATGGGCGCCACCGTGGCCGCGATCGGCGCGGTCGTGTGGATCCGCGCCCGGCGCGACCCCGAGCGCGGCCCCCGCGCCGTACCGCTGGCCGTCGTGCTGATGGGCTTCGGCGTCATCGTCTCGGCGCTCGCGCTCGGCGTCGTCATCCCCGGCTTCAACGGCGGGGGTTCGTACGACTACTGGGACAAGGTCGGCAGCGGCGGTGAGCAGACCGGCACGATCCCCTTCGGTACCGCGCTGCGCACCCTGCTGTGGATCCTGCTGCCGACCACCGGTCTGCTGGCGCTGCGCTCCCCGCTGCTGCTGGCCGCCGTTCCCACCCTCGGCTGGCGCTTCCTCTCCCACGACGACCACTACTGGGGCACCGACTGGCACTACAACGCGGTGCTGATGCCGGTCGTCCTGCTGGCCCTGGTGGACGCCCTGGACCGCACCCGCGCCACCCGGCGGCCCTGGCTCGCCTCGTACGCCCGCCAGCTGCCCGCCGCGGTCTGCGGCGCGGCCCTGGCGCTGTCGTCCTCCATGCCGCTGTACAGCCTCACCCAGGGCGCCACCTACGACAAGCCGCCGCATGCGGGCGCGGTGGAGCGGCTGCTGGACCGGATCCCGGACGGGGCGACGGTGGAGGCCAACGTCGGGCCGATAAGCCGGCTCACCAGCCGCTGCCGGGTGCTGTGGGTCGGCGCCACCGAGGACATACAGCCGGACTACATAGCCCTGCAGGAGCCGCCGGAGCGCACCGAGCGGCAGGTGGTCGACTACGCGGGGCAGCTCCACCCGGACACGCGGTACACGCCCGTCGGCTCCACCTCGGGCTACTTCGTCCTCAAGCGGGGCTGA
- a CDS encoding nucleoside triphosphate pyrophosphohydrolase, which produces MAAHLRRHPGAGVSYVARVTAADSPVPADAAPTGRIVLLTTTHRVAPGLLSWPAWQALHGADRVLSGDPDHPQLPYLREAGVAVEPGSPAARELVDYCVAEGGRTAVVLTSAEGESELTDGLARLAGSGREAMPDLELLPGSYDLPGARLLDLVQVMDRIRAECPWSGTRTNEELVKYGIEEAYELVEAIEEGDREALLEELGDVLLQVVFHARIAQDDPEDPFSIDDVAGGIVDKLIHRHPHVFGDEAAETPEDVQRHWLRTKAAEKQRDSVTEGVPLGQPALALTAKLASRARTAALDVALPDGTGIGYELLALAVRAEADGVDPEAALRAAARAYRDTIRAAEGSVGR; this is translated from the coding sequence ATGGCTGCGCACCTCCGGCGGCACCCCGGAGCAGGCGTAAGTTACGTTGCAAGGGTGACCGCAGCTGACTCGCCCGTCCCCGCCGACGCCGCCCCCACCGGCCGCATCGTCCTCCTCACCACCACCCACCGGGTGGCGCCGGGGCTGCTGTCCTGGCCCGCCTGGCAGGCGCTGCACGGCGCGGACCGGGTGCTCTCCGGCGATCCGGACCATCCGCAGCTGCCGTATCTGCGGGAGGCGGGCGTCGCGGTGGAGCCGGGCTCACCGGCCGCGCGCGAGCTGGTCGACTACTGCGTGGCGGAGGGCGGCCGTACGGCCGTCGTGCTCACCTCGGCCGAGGGCGAGTCCGAGCTGACCGACGGGCTGGCGCGGCTGGCCGGATCCGGCCGTGAGGCGATGCCGGACCTGGAGCTGCTGCCCGGTTCCTACGATCTGCCGGGCGCACGGCTGCTCGATCTGGTGCAGGTCATGGACCGGATCCGCGCCGAGTGCCCGTGGAGCGGCACCCGGACCAACGAGGAGCTGGTGAAGTACGGCATCGAGGAGGCGTACGAACTCGTCGAGGCCATCGAGGAGGGCGACCGCGAGGCGCTGCTGGAGGAGCTCGGCGATGTGCTGCTGCAGGTCGTCTTCCACGCCCGGATCGCCCAGGACGACCCCGAGGACCCGTTCTCGATCGACGATGTGGCGGGCGGCATCGTGGACAAGCTGATCCACCGCCATCCGCATGTCTTCGGCGACGAGGCCGCCGAGACCCCCGAGGACGTCCAGAGGCACTGGCTGCGGACCAAGGCGGCCGAGAAACAACGCGATTCGGTCACCGAAGGGGTGCCACTCGGTCAGCCCGCGCTCGCGCTGACCGCCAAGCTGGCCTCTCGCGCCCGTACGGCCGCCCTCGACGTGGCCCTGCCGGACGGGACGGGCATCGGCTACGAGCTGCTGGCGCTCGCGGTGCGCGCCGAGGCGGACGGTGTGGACCCGGAGGCGGCGCTGCGCGCGGCGGCCCGCGCCTACCGCGACACGATACGGGCGGCGGAGGGCTCCGTGGGACGGTGA
- a CDS encoding enoyl-CoA hydratase/isomerase family protein gives MSEQRYGEWVAVRRDGFVAELVLDRPKAMNAVSSEMARCITAACAALSEDRDVRAVVLTSTHERAFCVGADLKERNSLSDAEMLRHRPVSRAAYTGVLELPMPAIAAVHGFALGGGFELALSCDVIVADPTAVVGLPEVSVGVIPGGGGTQLLPRRVGAARAAELIFSARRVAAAEAHELGLVDRLAAEGEDRAEAVELARGIAANSPVGLRAAKKALRLGQGLDLRAGLEVEDAAWRTVAFSGDRAEGVAAFNEKRSPNWPGE, from the coding sequence ATGAGTGAGCAGCGGTACGGGGAGTGGGTCGCGGTCCGCAGGGACGGCTTCGTGGCCGAGCTGGTGCTGGACCGGCCCAAGGCCATGAACGCCGTCTCCTCCGAGATGGCGCGCTGCATCACGGCGGCCTGCGCGGCACTGTCCGAGGACCGTGACGTGCGGGCCGTCGTGCTGACCTCGACCCATGAGCGGGCCTTCTGTGTGGGCGCGGACCTCAAGGAGCGCAACTCGCTCTCCGACGCCGAGATGCTGCGGCACCGGCCGGTCTCCCGCGCCGCCTACACCGGGGTGCTGGAGCTGCCGATGCCCGCCATCGCCGCGGTGCACGGCTTCGCGCTGGGCGGCGGCTTCGAGCTGGCCCTGTCCTGTGACGTGATCGTCGCGGACCCCACCGCCGTGGTGGGGCTGCCCGAGGTGTCGGTCGGGGTGATCCCGGGCGGTGGCGGCACCCAGTTGCTGCCGCGCCGGGTGGGCGCCGCACGCGCCGCCGAGCTGATCTTCTCCGCGCGCCGGGTGGCCGCCGCGGAGGCCCATGAGCTGGGCCTGGTGGACCGGCTGGCGGCGGAGGGCGAGGACCGGGCCGAGGCGGTGGAACTGGCCCGGGGCATCGCCGCCAACTCCCCGGTGGGTCTGCGGGCCGCCAAGAAGGCGCTGCGGCTGGGGCAGGGGCTGGATCTGCGGGCCGGTCTGGAGGTCGAGGACGCGGCGTGGCGGACGGTGGCCTTCTCCGGCGACCGGGCGGAGGGCGTTGCCGCGTTCAACGAGAAGCGGTCGCCGAACTGGCCGGGGGAGTGA
- a CDS encoding VOC family protein produces the protein MPEVTSYQPGTPCWIDLMVPDQRAALDFYSGLFGWEAEVGPPESGGYAMCTLKGKPVAGVMSAQSMSGEGPPPTVWTTYFCSAEAQATSEAISRAGGTVLLPVMDVMDLGRMLVAADPLGAVFGVWQPLGFSGTGLVNEPGTLIWNELNTTDREAASAFYAEALGLESTPMEGAEGYFALSVDGRTVGGLQPLREGMPPEVPPHWLVYFAVEDADRAAAKVSAEGGTVLRPPYDMIAGRMSLVKDPQGAPFALIAPKPMS, from the coding sequence ATGCCCGAAGTCACGTCCTATCAGCCCGGAACGCCCTGCTGGATCGATCTGATGGTCCCCGACCAACGGGCCGCCCTGGACTTCTACTCCGGGCTGTTCGGCTGGGAGGCGGAGGTCGGCCCTCCGGAGTCCGGGGGCTATGCGATGTGCACCCTGAAGGGCAAGCCCGTCGCGGGGGTCATGTCGGCGCAGTCGATGTCCGGGGAGGGCCCGCCGCCGACCGTGTGGACCACCTACTTCTGCTCCGCCGAGGCCCAGGCCACCTCGGAGGCCATCAGCCGGGCCGGTGGCACCGTGCTGCTGCCGGTCATGGATGTGATGGACCTGGGGCGGATGCTGGTGGCGGCCGACCCGCTGGGGGCCGTCTTCGGCGTCTGGCAGCCGCTCGGCTTCTCCGGCACCGGTCTCGTCAACGAGCCGGGCACGCTGATCTGGAACGAGCTCAACACCACCGACCGGGAGGCGGCTTCGGCGTTCTACGCGGAGGCGCTGGGTCTGGAGTCGACGCCGATGGAGGGCGCCGAGGGCTACTTCGCGCTCTCCGTCGACGGCCGTACGGTCGGCGGGCTCCAGCCGCTGCGGGAGGGGATGCCGCCGGAGGTGCCCCCGCACTGGCTGGTCTACTTCGCCGTCGAGGACGCCGACCGTGCCGCGGCCAAGGTGTCCGCGGAGGGCGGCACGGTCCTCCGCCCGCCGTACGACATGATCGCGGGCCGGATGTCCCTGGTGAAGGACCCGCAGGGGGCGCCGTTCGCCCTCATCGCCCCGAAGCCCATGAGCTGA
- a CDS encoding cytochrome P450, which produces MELDRGVPAMLCLGYDTALEIMRRPETFSKDPRHWRARNEGVLSGTSYAPQVIRPRPQVDFVDGEEHRRLRGAIEDCTGRIDSGALRNYVERIADSLIDQFCEAGETELIGTYCALVPVLVTSQLFGFPQQAMDPLLRGVVAFIDGSDPAGGDRAAAAALRELIDLKRRDPGADITSWLIAHPARLTDEELVEQLLLLIGMVTGLVPGLIGNSLRVLLTDERFSGELMGGSMLVEDALDEVLWTDPPLANMGLYFPVHDTNLAGKRLRAGDAVMISFAATNRDALLRSPHKQGNRAHLAFGAGPHACPGRSSARLIASVALEKLLDRIPDLALAGDVEELKWLSGVFVRGVVSLPVRFAPVARPGAGALARPPPARASGIRRASGTRRRKGRCRGCRRACHRRCRRGRPRRRPSRRSRCRSPPRGRRCPEVSPWRGRTWRSRGRTGRNSRSCWAS; this is translated from the coding sequence GTGGAGCTGGACAGAGGCGTCCCGGCCATGTTGTGCCTGGGGTACGACACCGCGCTGGAGATCATGCGGCGCCCCGAGACCTTCTCCAAGGACCCCCGCCACTGGCGGGCCAGGAACGAGGGCGTGCTGTCCGGGACCAGCTATGCCCCGCAGGTCATCAGGCCCCGGCCACAGGTCGACTTCGTGGACGGCGAGGAGCACCGGCGGCTGCGCGGCGCCATCGAGGACTGCACCGGCCGGATCGACTCCGGCGCGCTGCGGAACTATGTCGAGCGCATCGCCGACTCGCTGATCGACCAGTTCTGCGAGGCGGGCGAGACCGAGCTGATCGGGACGTACTGCGCACTGGTCCCGGTGCTGGTGACCAGCCAGCTCTTCGGCTTCCCGCAGCAGGCCATGGACCCGTTGCTGCGGGGCGTGGTGGCGTTCATCGACGGCTCGGATCCCGCGGGCGGGGACCGGGCCGCGGCCGCGGCGCTGCGCGAGCTGATCGACCTCAAGCGGCGCGATCCGGGCGCCGACATCACGTCCTGGCTGATCGCCCATCCGGCGCGGCTGACCGACGAGGAGCTGGTCGAGCAGCTGCTGCTGCTGATCGGGATGGTGACCGGGCTGGTGCCCGGCCTGATCGGCAACTCACTGCGGGTGCTGCTCACCGACGAGCGGTTCTCGGGCGAGCTGATGGGCGGCAGCATGCTCGTCGAGGACGCCCTGGACGAGGTGCTCTGGACCGATCCGCCGCTGGCCAACATGGGGCTCTACTTCCCGGTGCATGACACCAACCTCGCCGGGAAGCGGCTGCGCGCGGGCGACGCCGTGATGATCAGCTTCGCGGCGACCAACCGGGACGCCCTGCTGAGGTCCCCGCACAAGCAGGGCAACCGGGCCCATCTGGCGTTCGGCGCGGGCCCCCACGCCTGCCCCGGCCGGAGCTCGGCGCGGCTGATCGCCTCCGTCGCGCTGGAGAAGCTGCTGGACCGGATCCCGGACCTCGCGCTGGCCGGGGATGTCGAGGAGCTGAAGTGGCTGTCCGGGGTCTTCGTCAGGGGGGTGGTCTCCCTGCCGGTGCGGTTCGCGCCCGTCGCCAGGCCGGGGGCCGGCGCCCTGGCCCGCCCGCCGCCCGCCCGGGCGAGCGGGATCCGCAGGGCCAGCGGCACGAGGCGCCGCAAGGGGCGCTGCAGGGGATGCCGCCGGGCATGCCACCGAAGGTGCCGCAGGGGGCGCCCCCGCCGCCGTCCATCCCGCCGCTCTCGCTGCCGCTCGCCACCGAGGGGGCGTCGGTGTCCGGAGGTGAGCCCCTGGAGGGGACGGACTTGGAGGAGCAGGGGGAGGACGGGCAGAAACAGTCGGTCCTGCTGGGCTTCCTGA
- a CDS encoding L,D-transpeptidase, with protein sequence MTDGKRRKGLVAAAAVLGGVLTLAACGGDGGGDDDAKNDGNKSQSQVDEAAAKDASDAHIKITPKAGATNAGINSDTKVTVSGGKLNSVTMTSAATGNTVAGTISPDKTSWKPSGQLERATQYKISASAEDSKGRKATENSSFTTVSPANSFIGNFTPEDGSTVGVGMPVSIRFDKAVTNKKDVESHIKVTASSGQQVVGHWFDGNRLDLRPKDYWKAGSTVSLKLDLDGVEAAPGVKGVQEKTVNFKIGHSQVSTVDAESKEMKVVRDGKLLKTIKISAGSPDNTTYNGQMVISEKFKETRMNGATVGFTDDDGKGEYDIKDVPHAMRLSTSGTFIHGNYWGAKSIFGNVNTSHGCVGLSDTKGAGDANTDGAWFYNNSQVGDVVVVKNSNDKTIQPDNGLNGWNMDWSQWVSGSAIGGA encoded by the coding sequence ATGACGGACGGCAAGCGCCGTAAGGGGCTGGTGGCCGCGGCCGCCGTGCTCGGCGGCGTACTCACTCTCGCCGCATGCGGCGGGGATGGCGGCGGCGACGACGACGCCAAGAACGACGGGAACAAGTCGCAGTCGCAGGTCGACGAGGCAGCGGCCAAGGACGCGTCGGACGCCCACATCAAGATCACGCCGAAGGCCGGTGCGACAAACGCGGGCATCAACAGTGACACCAAGGTCACGGTCAGTGGCGGCAAGCTCAACTCCGTCACGATGACGTCCGCGGCGACCGGCAACACCGTGGCCGGGACCATATCGCCCGACAAGACGTCCTGGAAGCCGAGCGGGCAGCTGGAGCGGGCCACCCAGTACAAGATCTCCGCGTCCGCCGAGGACTCCAAGGGCCGTAAGGCGACCGAGAACTCGTCCTTCACCACCGTCTCGCCCGCCAACAGCTTCATCGGCAACTTCACGCCCGAGGACGGCTCCACGGTCGGCGTCGGCATGCCGGTGTCGATCCGGTTCGACAAGGCGGTGACCAACAAGAAGGACGTCGAGTCGCACATCAAGGTCACCGCCAGCAGCGGCCAGCAGGTGGTCGGCCACTGGTTCGACGGGAACCGGCTGGACCTGCGCCCGAAGGACTACTGGAAGGCGGGCTCGACCGTCTCCCTGAAGCTCGACCTGGACGGCGTCGAGGCGGCGCCGGGTGTCAAGGGCGTTCAGGAGAAGACCGTCAACTTCAAGATCGGCCACTCGCAGGTCTCGACGGTCGACGCCGAGTCCAAGGAGATGAAGGTCGTCCGCGACGGCAAGCTGCTGAAGACCATCAAGATCTCGGCCGGCAGCCCCGACAACACGACCTACAACGGTCAGATGGTGATCTCCGAGAAGTTCAAGGAGACCCGGATGAACGGTGCGACGGTCGGCTTCACGGATGACGACGGCAAGGGCGAGTACGACATCAAGGACGTGCCCCACGCGATGCGGCTGTCCACCTCGGGCACCTTCATCCACGGCAACTACTGGGGCGCCAAGTCCATCTTCGGCAACGTCAACACCAGCCACGGCTGTGTCGGCCTGTCGGACACCAAGGGAGCGGGCGACGCCAACACGGACGGCGCCTGGTTCTACAACAACTCCCAGGTCGGCGACGTCGTCGTCGTGAAGAACTCCAACGACAAGACCATCCAGCCGGACAACGGCCTCAACGGATGGAACATGGACTGGAGCCAGTGGGTGTCCGGAAGCGCCATCGGCGGCGCCTGA
- a CDS encoding HNH endonuclease family protein, translating to MRSSVAVLVALLAAGGCKAGDQAGDQGGGKGGGASSAPTASGPALTAVSSLTVKGRAPKTGYERSEFGSSWVDTDDNGCGTRDDILKRDLKDVRFRDGHCLVASGTLTDDPYTGRDVRFVRGHSKVDIDHVVALSDAWQKGAQKWDRDKRLAFANDPLSLIAVDASANRRKGDGDAATWLPPNKAYRCDYVAHQVAVKKAYGLWVTEAEKGAMKRVLGGCPTAKLPARSGGR from the coding sequence ATGCGGAGTTCTGTGGCGGTGCTGGTCGCGCTGTTGGCGGCCGGCGGCTGCAAGGCCGGTGACCAGGCCGGTGACCAGGGTGGCGGCAAGGGCGGGGGCGCTTCGAGCGCGCCCACGGCGTCCGGACCGGCCCTTACGGCTGTGTCCTCGCTCACAGTCAAGGGGCGTGCGCCGAAGACGGGTTATGAGCGCAGCGAGTTCGGCAGCTCGTGGGTGGACACCGACGACAACGGCTGCGGGACCCGCGATGACATCCTCAAGCGGGACCTGAAGGACGTGAGGTTCCGCGACGGCCACTGCCTGGTCGCCTCGGGCACGCTCACCGACGATCCGTACACCGGCCGCGATGTGCGGTTCGTCCGGGGCCACAGCAAGGTCGACATCGACCATGTGGTCGCGCTGTCGGACGCCTGGCAGAAGGGCGCCCAGAAGTGGGACCGGGACAAACGCCTGGCGTTCGCCAACGATCCGCTCAGTCTGATCGCCGTGGACGCGTCCGCCAACCGCCGTAAGGGAGATGGCGACGCGGCGACCTGGCTGCCGCCCAACAAGGCGTACCGCTGCGACTATGTGGCGCATCAGGTGGCCGTGAAGAAGGCGTACGGGCTGTGGGTCACCGAGGCCGAGAAGGGTGCGATGAAGCGGGTGTTGGGCGGCTGCCCGACGGCGAAGCTGCCCGCGCGCTCCGGCGGCCGCTAG
- a CDS encoding SurA N-terminal domain-containing protein: MIRRHTALSVSAASALLLSAPLLTACGEAPRPGAAAVMDGGRITVSELQGQVKAVREAQRNDPRAAQMVAGSGRLSQDTLIRMIQFRVIERAGKDNGISLTRREIQRARSAAETQSGGATALRALYLQQGIAPAGIDEAVRMDLTRNALLRKLGTSKVNEVFARTSKALDIKVNPRYGKWDNTQGTAVLAREAWLRTSGGTPEQA, encoded by the coding sequence ATGATCCGCCGCCATACTGCGCTCTCCGTCTCTGCCGCGTCCGCGCTCCTCCTCTCCGCCCCGCTGCTCACCGCGTGCGGCGAGGCCCCGCGGCCCGGCGCCGCGGCGGTCATGGACGGCGGCCGGATCACCGTGTCCGAGCTCCAGGGGCAGGTCAAGGCCGTCCGGGAGGCGCAGCGCAATGACCCGAGGGCGGCTCAAATGGTCGCGGGCAGCGGCCGGCTGAGCCAGGACACGCTGATCCGGATGATCCAGTTCCGGGTGATCGAGCGGGCCGGTAAGGACAACGGGATCAGCCTCACCCGCCGCGAGATCCAGCGCGCCCGCTCCGCGGCCGAGACGCAGAGCGGCGGGGCCACCGCCCTGCGCGCCCTGTATCTGCAGCAGGGCATCGCGCCCGCCGGGATCGACGAGGCCGTCCGGATGGACCTCACGCGCAACGCCCTGCTGCGCAAGCTGGGCACTTCCAAGGTCAACGAGGTGTTCGCCCGGACCTCCAAGGCGCTCGACATCAAGGTGAACCCCCGCTACGGAAAGTGGGACAACACCCAGGGCACCGCCGTCCTCGCCAGGGAGGCATGGCTGCGCACCTCCGGCGGCACCCCGGAGCAGGCGTAA
- the hutH gene encoding histidine ammonia-lyase → MDMHSVVVGTSGTTADDVIAVARGAARVEVSEAALEAVSASRQVIDDLAAKPEPVYGVSTGFGALAVRHISPELRAQLQRNIVRSHAAGMGARVEREVVRALMFLRLKTLASGRTGVRPVVVGTMAALLNAGITPVVHEYGSLGCSGDLAPLSHCALTLMGEGEAEGPDGVVRQAGELLAEHGIEPVELREKEGLALLNGTDGMLGMLIMACADLARLFTVADVTAALSLEALLGTDRVLAPELHAIRPHPGQAASAANMLRVLEGSGLTGHHQDDAPRVQDAYSIRCAPQVAGAGRDTLAHARLVADRELASAVDNPVVLPDGRVESNGNFHGAPVAYVLDFLAIAAADLASIAERRTDRLLDKNRSHGLPPFLAGDPGVDSGLMIAQYTQAALVSEMKRLAVPASVDSIPSSAMQEDHVSMGWSAARKLRTAVDNLARVLAVELVAATRGVELREGLEPAPASRAVLAAVRRAGVEGPGGDRYLAPDLAAADAFVRSGELIDAVESVTGRLD, encoded by the coding sequence ATGGATATGCACTCTGTGGTCGTGGGGACGTCCGGAACGACCGCCGACGATGTCATCGCCGTGGCACGCGGCGCCGCGCGCGTCGAGGTCTCCGAGGCGGCGCTCGAGGCCGTCTCGGCCTCGCGGCAGGTGATCGACGATCTCGCCGCCAAGCCCGAGCCCGTCTACGGCGTCTCCACCGGCTTCGGCGCGCTCGCCGTACGCCATATCAGCCCCGAGCTCCGCGCCCAGCTGCAGCGCAACATCGTCCGTTCGCACGCCGCCGGCATGGGCGCGCGGGTCGAGCGCGAGGTGGTGCGGGCGCTGATGTTCCTGCGGTTGAAGACGCTCGCGTCCGGCCGTACCGGGGTCCGGCCCGTCGTGGTCGGGACGATGGCCGCACTCCTCAACGCGGGGATCACCCCCGTGGTGCACGAATACGGCTCGCTGGGCTGCTCCGGGGACCTCGCGCCGCTGTCCCACTGCGCGCTGACCCTGATGGGCGAGGGCGAGGCCGAGGGCCCGGACGGGGTGGTCCGGCAGGCCGGCGAGCTGCTGGCCGAGCACGGCATCGAGCCGGTCGAGCTCCGCGAGAAGGAGGGGCTCGCGCTGCTCAACGGCACGGACGGGATGCTCGGCATGCTGATCATGGCCTGTGCCGATCTCGCCCGGCTGTTCACCGTCGCCGATGTGACCGCCGCCCTCTCGCTGGAGGCGCTGCTCGGTACCGACCGCGTCCTCGCGCCCGAGCTCCACGCCATCCGCCCCCACCCGGGGCAGGCCGCCAGCGCCGCCAACATGCTGCGGGTGCTGGAGGGTTCGGGGCTCACCGGGCACCACCAGGACGACGCGCCGCGCGTCCAGGACGCGTACTCGATCCGCTGCGCCCCGCAGGTCGCGGGTGCGGGCCGGGACACCCTCGCGCACGCCCGGCTGGTCGCCGACCGCGAGCTGGCCTCCGCCGTGGACAACCCCGTCGTCCTGCCGGACGGTCGGGTGGAGTCCAACGGCAACTTCCACGGCGCCCCCGTGGCGTATGTCCTGGACTTCCTCGCCATCGCGGCGGCCGACCTCGCCTCGATCGCCGAGCGCCGCACCGACCGGCTCCTGGACAAGAACCGCTCCCACGGCCTGCCGCCCTTCCTGGCCGGCGACCCGGGCGTGGACTCGGGGCTGATGATCGCCCAGTACACCCAGGCGGCGCTGGTCAGCGAGATGAAGCGGCTGGCGGTGCCCGCCTCGGTCGACTCCATCCCGTCCTCCGCGATGCAGGAGGACCATGTCTCGATGGGCTGGTCGGCGGCGCGCAAGCTGCGTACGGCGGTGGACAACCTGGCCCGTGTCCTGGCCGTCGAGTTGGTCGCCGCCACCCGCGGCGTCGAGCTGCGCGAGGGGCTGGAGCCCGCGCCCGCGAGCCGGGCGGTGCTGGCGGCGGTGCGCCGGGCGGGCGTCGAAGGGCCGGGCGGGGACCGCTATCTGGCGCCCGACTTGGCGGCGGCGGACGCGTTCGTCCGATCCGGCGAGCTGATCGATGCCGTGGAGTCGGTGACGGGCCGCCTGGACTGA